In a single window of the Acyrthosiphon pisum isolate AL4f chromosome X, pea_aphid_22Mar2018_4r6ur, whole genome shotgun sequence genome:
- the LOC115033237 gene encoding E3 ubiquitin-protein ligase SHPRH-like: MNNLQAVKFFKVIKAYHKHINDDFEQPQFVISTLRAHQRRAVKWMVDREKNNDFVKCDGSPFSGGILADGMGLGKTIEMLCCIMENTAPSEFYNQKLVIEKKIIDEDTHIVACYCKTTPPKSILVYCAMCGKGQHAQCVHFEPKPFQEVPYLCSNCWVINNRVHCKATLIVVPQSILDQWLVEIEKHIAKPDLKVYVYNGVHLDGYIQPFFFGDYDIVITSYTILSRDSNYVTDVNVDDQNCTRLRHSKRYKYPQSPLSCIKWWRICLDEGQSIESASRKVYHMIFNLQSVHKWTMTGTPIQKSLNDLYGILKFLEVSPYCQRKQFMKLMKGKKNIMYNFFSKLIWRSSIKDVNSELNIPKLTHDHHWLTFSQTEKYFYLNQHNDCATNFSNCVTRLFPSLDISVKDIDRKNICTIMRPLNKLGQACVHPQALNGEFLKIRGTMTMEKLIDVMIDECHDVCNNALATLVSKHNDLAALYLYVNEPVTAVEHYRTKIHAMYNLSAVLDKNTTINRALNDSDLKRDMELLEEEYFKFFKQNVSDKYTI, translated from the exons ATGAATAACCTACAAGCTGTTAAGTTTTTCAAAGTCATCAAAGCTtatcataaacatattaatgaTGATTTTGAACAACCTCAGTTTGTTATATCAACACTTAGAGCTCACCAGCGAAGAGCTGTGAAATGGATGGTTGATAGAGAAAAAAACAACGATT ttgtaAAATGTGATGGGTCTCCGTTTAGTGGAGGAATTTTAGCTGATGGGATGGGTCTAGgaaaaactattgaaatgtTATGTTGCATCATGGAAAATACAGCACCTTCTGaa ttttataaccAAAAACTTGTGATTGAGAAGAAAATCATTGATGAAGATACTCATATCGTTGCATGTTATTGCAAGACAACGCCACCGAAAAGTATCTTAGTGTATTGTGCAATGTGTGGTAAAGGCCAGCATGCACAGTGTGTACATTTTGAACCAAAACCATTTCAAGAAGTTCCATACTTGTGTTCTAATTGTTGGGTCATAAATAATAGAGTGCATTGCAAGGCTACTTTGATTGTTGTACCACAGTCTATTTTAGACCAGTGGCTTGTTgag atagaAAAACATATTGCGAAACCTGACTTAAAAGTTTATGTTTACAATGGTGTGCATCTTGATGGTTatattcaaccattttttttcgGTGACTATGATATCGTTATAACATCGTATACTATCCTTTCAAGAGATTCAAACTATGTCACAGATGTT aaTGTGGATGATCAAAATTGTACGCGTTTGCGACATTCTAAAAGATACAAATATCCTCAATCACCATTGTCTTGCATTAAATGGTGGCGAATATGTTTGGATGAAGGTCAATCAATTGAGAGTGCGAGCAGAAAAGTATATCATATGATATTTAATCTACAATCTGTGCATAAGTGGACTATGACTGGTACACCAATACAAAAATCACTAAATG atctttatggtattttaaagtTCCTAGAAGTAAGTCCTTACTGCCAACGTAAACAGTTCATGAAGCTTATGaagggtaaaaaaaatattatgtataattttttttcaaaattgatatgGCGTAGTTCAATAAAAGATGTCAATTCAGAATTAAATATACCAAAGCTAACTCATGATCACCATTGGCTAACATTTTCCCagactgaaaaatatttttacctaaacCAGCATAATGATTGTGCGACAAATTTTTCTAATTGTGTAAccag GCTGTTTCCATCCTTGGATATATCAGTAAAGGATATTGACaggaaaaatatatgtacaatcATGAGACCATTAAATAAGCTTGGACAAGCTTGTGTACACCctcaa gctTTGAACGgagagtttttaaaaataagaggaACAATGACAATGGAAAAGTTAATAGATGTAATGATAGATGAATGTCATGATGTATGTAATAATGCTTTAGCTACACTTGTTTCTAAGCACAATGACCTTGCTGCATTGTATCTTTATGTTAATGAACCAGTCACTGCTGTTGAACATTATAGGACA aaaattcaTGCTATGTATAATTTGTCCGCTGTACTTGATAAAAATACAACCATAAACCGTGCATTAAATGATTCAGACTTAAAACGGGATATGGAACTACTTgaagaagaatattttaaattttttaaacaaaatgttagtGATAAGTATACTATATGA